Proteins encoded together in one Nocardioides marinisabuli window:
- a CDS encoding CaiB/BaiF CoA transferase family protein, with product MDGPLSDLIVIDLTRALAGPHAAMMLADQGARVIKVEPPAGDDTRSWGPPFVGPEEARESTYFLSANRNKESVVLDLKDPADSDVLARLVERADVLMENYRSGVLERLGFGTERLHALNPRLVVLSITGFGHDGPEAQRAGYDQIAQGEGGLMSLTGSETPTKVGVPIADLVAGMNGAFGVLAALHERERTGRGRVVRTSLLAGMVGVHAFQGTRWTVAGEVPGPAGAHHPSISPYGLFETGTAPIQIACGSEGLWRALCAALDLDATDARFATNADRVAHRDALTGLLEAHFATDPAEHWLEVLRAAGVPSGKVRTLDDVYAWEQTRSQGLLLDVEHPTLGALQLPGSPLRFDDAAHSGGRATHLPPPRLGEHTEAVRAWLDT from the coding sequence ATGGACGGCCCCCTCAGCGACCTGATCGTCATCGACCTGACCCGCGCCCTGGCCGGCCCGCACGCGGCGATGATGCTCGCCGACCAGGGGGCCCGGGTGATCAAGGTCGAGCCCCCGGCCGGCGACGACACCCGCTCCTGGGGGCCGCCGTTCGTCGGGCCCGAGGAGGCGCGCGAGTCGACGTACTTCCTCTCGGCCAACCGCAACAAGGAGTCGGTCGTCCTCGACCTCAAGGACCCCGCCGACTCCGACGTGCTGGCCCGCCTCGTCGAGCGCGCCGACGTGCTGATGGAGAACTACCGCAGCGGCGTGCTCGAGCGGCTCGGCTTCGGCACCGAGCGGCTGCACGCGCTCAACCCGCGCCTGGTGGTGCTCTCCATCACCGGCTTCGGCCACGACGGCCCGGAGGCCCAGCGCGCCGGCTACGACCAGATCGCCCAGGGCGAGGGCGGGCTGATGTCGCTGACCGGCAGCGAGACCCCCACCAAGGTCGGGGTGCCGATCGCCGACCTGGTCGCCGGGATGAACGGCGCGTTCGGCGTGCTGGCCGCGCTGCACGAGCGCGAGCGCACCGGGCGCGGGCGCGTCGTGCGCACCTCGCTGCTGGCCGGCATGGTCGGCGTGCACGCCTTCCAGGGCACCCGCTGGACCGTGGCCGGCGAGGTGCCGGGCCCGGCGGGCGCCCACCACCCCTCCATCTCGCCGTACGGGCTCTTCGAGACCGGCACCGCGCCGATCCAGATCGCCTGCGGCTCCGAGGGCCTGTGGCGCGCGCTGTGCGCGGCGCTCGACCTCGACGCGACCGACGCGCGGTTCGCCACCAACGCCGACCGGGTGGCCCACCGCGACGCTCTGACCGGCCTGCTCGAGGCGCACTTCGCCACCGACCCGGCCGAGCACTGGCTCGAGGTGCTGCGGGCCGCGGGGGTGCCCAGCGGCAAGGTGCGCACCCTCGACGACGTCTACGCCTGGGAGCAGACGCGCTCGCAGGGGCTGCTGCTCGACGTCGAGCACCCGACCCTGGGCGCGCTGCAGCTGCCCGGCTCGCCGCTGCGCTTCGACGACGCCGCCCACTCCGGCGGCCGCGCCACCCACCTGCCGCCGCCCCGCCTCGGCGAGCACACCGAGGCCGTCAGGGCCTGGCTCGACACCTGA
- a CDS encoding ring-opening amidohydrolase, with amino-acid sequence MPHAIEVRKVPIHSVADASELEKLLDEGVLEASRVVAIIGKTEGNGGVNDYTRIIADRAFREVLVARGADPEAVSQVPIVWSGGTDGVISPHATIFATLPEGSVEPPRDPEEKRLTVGFAMSEVLLPEEIGRSGMVTKVADAVKVAMERAGITDAADVHYVQTKTPLLTLSTIADAKSRGEDVFTEDTLYSMDVSNGGTALGIAVALGEIEMPRDEQVLKDRSLYSSVASCSSGVELDRAQVVVVGNARGVGGRYRIGHSVMRDALDADGLWEAIRDAGLDLPERPHPSDLDGRLVNLFLKCEASQDGTVRGRRNAMLDDSDVHWHRQIKAAVGGVTAAVTGDPAVFVSVSAAHQGPDGGGPVAAIVDLG; translated from the coding sequence ATGCCGCACGCCATCGAGGTCCGCAAGGTCCCGATCCACTCCGTCGCCGATGCCAGCGAGCTCGAGAAGCTCCTCGACGAGGGGGTGCTGGAGGCCTCGCGCGTCGTCGCGATCATCGGCAAGACCGAGGGCAACGGCGGGGTCAACGACTACACCCGCATCATCGCCGACCGGGCCTTCCGCGAGGTGCTGGTCGCTCGCGGCGCCGACCCCGAGGCGGTGTCGCAGGTGCCGATCGTGTGGTCGGGCGGCACCGACGGCGTGATCAGCCCGCACGCCACGATCTTCGCGACGCTGCCCGAGGGCTCCGTCGAGCCGCCCCGGGACCCCGAGGAGAAGCGGCTGACCGTCGGGTTCGCGATGAGCGAGGTGCTGCTGCCCGAGGAGATCGGCCGCTCCGGGATGGTCACCAAGGTCGCCGACGCGGTGAAGGTCGCGATGGAGCGCGCCGGCATCACCGACGCCGCCGACGTGCACTACGTGCAGACCAAGACGCCGCTGCTGACCCTGAGCACCATCGCCGACGCCAAGTCGCGCGGCGAGGACGTCTTCACCGAGGACACGCTCTACTCGATGGACGTCTCCAACGGCGGCACCGCGCTCGGCATCGCCGTGGCGCTGGGGGAGATCGAGATGCCCCGCGACGAGCAGGTGCTCAAGGACCGCTCGCTGTACTCCTCGGTGGCCTCCTGCTCCTCGGGCGTCGAGCTCGACCGTGCCCAGGTGGTGGTGGTCGGCAACGCGCGCGGGGTCGGGGGCCGCTACCGCATCGGCCACTCGGTGATGCGCGACGCCCTCGACGCCGACGGCCTGTGGGAGGCGATCCGCGACGCCGGCCTCGACCTGCCCGAGCGGCCCCACCCCTCCGACCTCGACGGACGCCTGGTCAACCTCTTCCTCAAGTGCGAGGCCTCCCAGGACGGCACCGTGCGCGGGCGGCGCAACGCCATGCTCGACGACTCCGACGTGCACTGGCACCGCCAGATCAAGGCCGCCGTCGGCGGCGTCACCGCCGCCGTCACCGGTGACCCGGCCGTGTTCGTCTCCGTCTCGGCGGCCCACCAGGGACCCGACGGCGGCGGCCCGGTCGCCGCCATCGTCGACCTCGGCTGA
- a CDS encoding carbamate kinase: protein MRVLVALGGNAMTGPDGSARPGDQITAARGAAAAVADLVAAGHDVVLTHGNGPQVGNLLVKNELAAAVVPPVPLDWCGAQTQATLGFVLMNALEAALAGRGLRTPTAALVTRTLVDRDDPCWARPTKPVGRFLPEAEAQVLVEHGETWEPRGERGWRRVVASPEPREVLDAPAAATLSAAGYVVVVAGGGGVPVVREADGTLRGVEAVIDKDLAAAVLARALGAEVLVVGTDVPAAVLGFEGPDPQPLGRIDTAALRDHARQGHFASGSMGPKVEAACRFVEAGGRHAAITDLEHLVPAAEGGAGTVVVPAPPHSTDRPTDR, encoded by the coding sequence ATGAGGGTCCTGGTCGCGCTCGGCGGCAACGCGATGACCGGCCCCGACGGGTCGGCGCGGCCCGGTGACCAGATCACGGCGGCCCGCGGCGCCGCGGCCGCCGTGGCCGACCTGGTCGCGGCGGGCCACGACGTGGTGCTCACGCACGGCAACGGGCCCCAGGTCGGCAACCTGCTGGTCAAGAACGAGCTCGCCGCCGCCGTCGTCCCGCCGGTGCCGCTCGACTGGTGCGGCGCCCAGACCCAGGCGACGCTCGGCTTCGTGCTGATGAACGCCCTCGAGGCGGCCCTGGCCGGGCGCGGGCTGCGCACCCCGACCGCGGCCCTGGTCACCCGCACCCTGGTCGACCGTGACGACCCCTGCTGGGCGCGGCCCACCAAGCCCGTCGGGCGCTTCCTGCCCGAGGCCGAGGCCCAGGTGCTCGTCGAGCACGGCGAGACCTGGGAGCCGCGCGGCGAGCGCGGCTGGCGGCGCGTGGTCGCCTCGCCGGAGCCGCGGGAGGTCCTCGACGCGCCCGCGGCCGCCACCCTGTCCGCGGCCGGGTACGTCGTCGTGGTCGCCGGCGGCGGGGGAGTCCCGGTCGTGCGCGAGGCCGACGGCACCCTGCGCGGCGTCGAGGCCGTGATCGACAAGGACCTCGCGGCGGCGGTGCTCGCGCGCGCCCTCGGCGCCGAGGTGCTGGTCGTCGGCACCGACGTCCCCGCGGCGGTGCTGGGCTTCGAGGGCCCCGACCCGCAGCCCCTGGGGCGCATCGACACCGCCGCCCTGCGCGACCACGCACGTCAGGGTCACTTCGCCAGCGGGTCGATGGGCCCCAAGGTCGAGGCCGCCTGCCGCTTCGTCGAGGCCGGCGGCCGGCACGCCGCGATCACCGACCTCGAGCACCTGGTCCCCGCCGCCGAGGGCGGCGCGGGCACCGTCGTCGTACCCGCGCCACCGCACAGCACCGACCGCCCCACCGATCGTTGA
- a CDS encoding M14 family zinc carboxypeptidase: protein MRTSRALVAPLGLALAATTALAGSGLPAAADPTSAPRFDESSGRGAGTVNRVEEPTKAQVVARAAGETAVSGDPVAMPTSYPYQPALRLYRDNPDDAAHTAELMGHPEIAPKLMELMASSNRVSAQVVGQSTEGRDLYLVTVTAPEREQDTAQQTAWREKIKNDPAAAAADSELLAQYKTPIWMSNNIHGNEWEGTDASMQYIEWLATAPMSEVGSILRNNRLYFSPSLNPDGRTDATRATAIGLDPNRDLITNQTPETQSFIRTAQAIQAIYAADFHGYTRVLQIEPAGPPHGSNYEFDQILPHNYALALKVEQDVVDAAIPGNTYRNVETGAIVDAVTDEATGHIKIPYRDTPSGWDDFPPIFTAQYAAFYGAATTTVELPLTRGASGGRQTPERAEVNTAVAYQTLESMVDYLNDPVAAREMLEGQIETFRRGVAGEPKVALTSENIADVPGPDQWKALWDVADDQEPVSLPRAYVIPVGDDQRSASDATSLVEQLLLHEIEVGTLDADTTVGGTTYPAGSYVVDMHQPLRGLANSLLDLGDDISEKVPTMYDVSAWSYSYLWGASVDKVGSVTDAALGATTPVGAATDLTSVPSTPSHTTFDVAGVVDFRALNSLLEESVPVSMLADGSVVVGVDDFDAAAAVAREHGIALEAATAEDLDALDDETTAALSDLTIGYVGSQDDKLSLTELGFDDLVQLSTGTLEADPSLMDDVDVLWVASTFNPAEGSAARAAVQAFVDEGGALLGRTNRGFEAAVSFGLMEGEVVSGSSRGNGIVAVDTAEGSVLAPYAQDHAFIYSAYSFTGLGEGVTVEQTYDAEKPFLAGHWRASNATDGPEAAAGNASVVSSVDEATGAKSLVFGTSVFFRTHPKGGLSQAARALMWAAPAGEAVVAPEEETRGTSTTTLEAEAKNKRKAVVTVTVEVDDEPGTGTVLVKDKGTKVEVLEITEGDDGTVTVTLKLGTGRHKLKAVRKGDDVATRSVSAPVVLRLG, encoded by the coding sequence GTGAGGACTTCACGCGCGCTGGTCGCCCCCCTGGGGCTGGCCCTGGCCGCCACCACCGCACTGGCCGGCTCCGGCCTGCCCGCTGCGGCCGACCCGACCTCGGCACCGCGCTTCGACGAGAGCAGCGGTCGCGGCGCCGGCACCGTCAACCGGGTGGAGGAGCCGACCAAGGCCCAGGTCGTCGCCCGCGCCGCCGGCGAGACCGCGGTCTCCGGCGACCCGGTCGCGATGCCGACGTCGTACCCCTACCAGCCCGCGCTGCGCCTCTACCGCGACAACCCCGACGACGCCGCGCACACCGCCGAGCTGATGGGCCACCCCGAGATCGCGCCCAAGCTGATGGAGCTGATGGCCAGCAGCAACCGGGTCTCCGCCCAGGTCGTGGGCCAGTCCACCGAGGGCCGCGACCTCTACCTGGTCACCGTCACCGCGCCCGAGCGCGAGCAGGACACCGCCCAGCAGACCGCCTGGCGCGAGAAGATCAAGAACGACCCGGCGGCCGCGGCGGCCGACTCCGAGCTCCTGGCGCAGTACAAGACCCCCATCTGGATGAGCAACAACATCCACGGCAACGAGTGGGAGGGCACCGACGCCTCGATGCAGTACATCGAGTGGCTGGCCACGGCGCCGATGTCGGAGGTCGGCAGCATCCTGCGCAACAACCGTCTCTACTTCTCGCCGTCGCTCAACCCCGACGGGCGCACCGACGCCACCCGCGCCACCGCGATCGGCCTGGACCCCAACCGCGACCTGATCACCAACCAGACGCCCGAGACGCAGTCGTTCATCCGCACCGCCCAGGCGATCCAGGCGATCTACGCCGCCGACTTCCACGGCTACACGCGGGTCCTGCAGATCGAGCCGGCCGGCCCGCCGCACGGCTCGAACTACGAGTTCGACCAGATCCTGCCGCACAACTACGCCCTGGCCCTCAAGGTCGAGCAGGACGTCGTCGACGCCGCGATCCCCGGCAACACCTACCGCAACGTCGAGACCGGTGCGATCGTCGACGCGGTCACCGACGAGGCCACCGGACACATCAAGATCCCCTACCGCGACACCCCGTCGGGCTGGGACGACTTCCCGCCGATCTTCACCGCGCAGTACGCCGCGTTCTACGGCGCCGCCACCACCACGGTCGAGCTCCCCCTGACCCGGGGTGCCAGCGGCGGGCGCCAGACCCCCGAGCGGGCCGAGGTCAACACCGCGGTGGCCTACCAGACCCTCGAGAGCATGGTCGACTACCTCAACGACCCGGTGGCGGCCCGCGAGATGCTCGAGGGCCAGATCGAGACCTTCCGCCGCGGCGTGGCCGGTGAGCCGAAGGTGGCGCTGACCAGCGAGAACATCGCCGACGTGCCGGGCCCCGACCAGTGGAAGGCGCTGTGGGACGTCGCCGACGACCAGGAGCCGGTGAGCCTGCCGCGCGCCTACGTCATCCCGGTGGGCGACGACCAGCGCTCGGCCAGCGACGCCACCTCGCTGGTCGAGCAGCTGCTGCTGCACGAGATCGAGGTCGGCACGCTCGACGCCGACACGACCGTCGGGGGCACCACCTACCCGGCGGGCTCCTACGTCGTGGACATGCACCAGCCGCTGCGCGGCCTGGCCAACAGCCTGCTCGACCTCGGTGACGACATCTCCGAGAAGGTGCCGACGATGTACGACGTCTCGGCCTGGAGCTACAGCTACCTGTGGGGCGCCAGCGTCGACAAGGTCGGGTCGGTCACCGACGCCGCCCTCGGCGCCACGACCCCGGTCGGTGCGGCCACCGACCTGACCTCGGTGCCCTCGACCCCGAGCCACACCACCTTCGACGTGGCCGGTGTCGTGGACTTCCGGGCGCTCAACTCGCTGCTCGAGGAGAGCGTCCCGGTCTCGATGCTGGCCGACGGCTCGGTCGTCGTCGGTGTCGACGACTTCGACGCGGCCGCCGCCGTGGCGCGCGAGCACGGCATCGCCCTCGAGGCGGCCACCGCCGAGGACCTCGACGCGCTCGACGACGAGACCACCGCGGCGCTGAGCGACCTGACCATCGGCTACGTCGGCTCCCAGGACGACAAGCTGTCGCTGACCGAGCTCGGCTTCGACGACCTCGTGCAGCTCTCCACGGGCACGCTCGAGGCCGACCCGTCGCTGATGGACGACGTCGACGTGCTCTGGGTGGCCTCGACCTTCAACCCGGCGGAGGGCTCGGCCGCCCGCGCGGCCGTGCAGGCCTTCGTCGACGAGGGCGGCGCCCTCCTCGGACGCACCAACCGCGGCTTCGAGGCGGCGGTCTCCTTCGGGCTGATGGAGGGCGAGGTCGTCAGCGGCAGCAGCCGCGGCAACGGCATCGTGGCCGTCGACACCGCGGAGGGCTCGGTGCTGGCGCCCTACGCCCAGGACCACGCCTTCATCTACTCGGCCTACTCCTTCACCGGCCTCGGTGAGGGCGTCACGGTCGAGCAGACCTACGACGCCGAGAAGCCCTTCCTGGCCGGTCACTGGCGCGCCTCGAACGCCACGGACGGTCCCGAGGCCGCGGCGGGCAACGCCTCGGTGGTCTCCTCCGTCGACGAGGCGACCGGCGCCAAGTCCCTGGTCTTCGGCACCTCGGTGTTCTTCCGCACCCACCCCAAGGGCGGGCTGAGCCAGGCCGCCCGCGCCCTGATGTGGGCCGCGCCGGCCGGCGAGGCGGTCGTGGCTCCCGAGGAGGAGACCCGCGGCACCTCGACGACCACGCTCGAGGCCGAGGCCAAGAACAAGCGGAAGGCCGTCGTGACCGTCACCGTCGAGGTCGACGACGAGCCGGGCACCGGCACCGTGCTGGTCAAGGACAAGGGCACCAAGGTGGAGGTCCTCGAGATCACCGAGGGCGACGACGGCACCGTCACGGTGACCCTGAAGCTGGGCACCGGCCGCCACAAGCTCAAGGCCGTGCGCAAGGGCGACGACGTCGCCACCCGCAGCGTCTCCGCGCCGGTGGTGCTGCGCCTGGGCTGA
- a CDS encoding hydantoinase B/oxoprolinase family protein, with the protein MSRRAPTAFPFGFLTDDRGAGADPVLVEIVQGTLTSVEAEVETAIARTSRSPMIRDAHDFRAGIHDRLLRKLTGRSYSALVHPVARDFPIEQMREGDVFFHNDVYRSEGGIGHLPDLCVTVPVFSGPEGERRVVAFVQAFGHHDDIGGAVPGSMPSGATSVFEEGLMVPPIKLWDAGVPNRAALAIMTRNSRMPESLAADLDAECSACLMGARRLGELFDRYGVEVVESCFDAIIDRTTTTYRREILSRIPVGSWTWEDYAEHDGVDEPRLHTQRITLTRTPPEDPDGERLVVDFDGTGPQARGPINHCGDYSDGVFLKKWLAPVLRNLAETPERMAELDVNEGVVPLIEMRFPEPGTLLTPVFPAPTNARTFVILRLLGVLAGVVAKAVDGQMPADQETIRYTGVYGDDADGRPYLMREVLGGGSGGRPHGDGEDTIHVVPDSRNLPTEFTEARFPFLVERLSLAVDSGGAGQFRGGLGYEKHVRMLRDAHFMSIADRSILACWGVRGGLAGSPFQVTVDPGGPREREVDALADAEPVRAGEVIRIRTTGGGGWGDPLLRDPALVVRDVVWRKVSPEAALASYGVVLTGSLDDDTLDHDAEATAAERASRPAPAEAFFDRGPGYATLAGGATHADVDLLEPAGGGTIGS; encoded by the coding sequence ATGAGCCGCCGCGCCCCCACCGCCTTCCCCTTCGGCTTCCTCACCGACGACCGGGGCGCCGGCGCCGACCCGGTGCTGGTGGAGATCGTGCAGGGCACCCTGACCAGCGTCGAGGCCGAGGTCGAGACCGCGATCGCGCGCACCAGCCGCAGCCCGATGATCCGCGACGCCCACGACTTCCGTGCCGGCATCCACGACCGGCTGCTGCGCAAGCTCACCGGGCGCTCCTACTCGGCGCTGGTGCACCCGGTGGCCCGCGACTTCCCGATCGAGCAGATGCGCGAGGGCGACGTCTTCTTCCACAACGACGTCTACCGATCCGAGGGCGGCATCGGGCACCTGCCCGACCTGTGCGTCACCGTTCCTGTGTTCAGCGGCCCCGAGGGGGAGCGCCGGGTGGTCGCGTTCGTGCAGGCCTTCGGCCACCACGACGACATCGGGGGAGCGGTGCCGGGCTCGATGCCCTCGGGCGCGACGAGCGTCTTCGAGGAGGGCCTGATGGTGCCGCCCATCAAGCTGTGGGACGCCGGGGTGCCCAACCGCGCGGCGCTGGCGATCATGACCCGCAACTCGCGGATGCCCGAGTCGCTGGCCGCCGACCTCGACGCCGAGTGCTCGGCCTGCCTGATGGGCGCGCGCCGGCTCGGCGAGCTCTTCGACCGCTACGGGGTCGAGGTCGTGGAGTCGTGCTTCGACGCGATCATCGACCGCACCACGACGACGTACCGCCGCGAGATCCTCAGCCGCATCCCGGTCGGCTCGTGGACGTGGGAGGACTACGCCGAGCACGACGGCGTCGACGAGCCCCGGCTGCACACCCAGCGGATCACGCTGACCCGCACCCCGCCCGAGGACCCCGACGGCGAGCGGCTGGTCGTCGACTTCGACGGCACCGGGCCCCAGGCGCGCGGGCCGATCAACCACTGCGGCGACTACTCCGACGGTGTGTTCCTCAAGAAGTGGCTGGCCCCGGTGCTGCGCAACCTCGCCGAGACCCCCGAGCGGATGGCCGAGCTCGACGTCAACGAGGGCGTGGTGCCGCTGATCGAGATGCGCTTCCCCGAGCCGGGCACGCTGCTCACGCCGGTCTTCCCGGCCCCCACCAACGCCCGCACCTTCGTGATCCTGCGCCTGCTGGGGGTGCTGGCCGGGGTGGTCGCCAAGGCGGTCGACGGGCAGATGCCGGCCGACCAGGAGACGATCCGCTACACCGGCGTGTACGGCGACGACGCCGACGGGCGTCCCTACCTGATGCGCGAGGTCCTCGGCGGCGGCTCGGGCGGGCGCCCCCACGGCGACGGCGAGGACACCATCCACGTGGTGCCCGACTCCCGCAACCTGCCCACCGAGTTCACCGAGGCCCGCTTCCCGTTCCTGGTCGAGCGGCTCTCGCTGGCCGTCGACAGCGGCGGCGCCGGGCAGTTCCGCGGTGGGCTGGGCTACGAGAAGCACGTGCGGATGCTGCGCGACGCGCACTTCATGTCGATCGCCGACCGCTCGATCCTGGCCTGCTGGGGCGTGCGCGGCGGGCTGGCCGGGTCCCCGTTCCAGGTCACCGTCGACCCCGGCGGACCCCGGGAGCGCGAGGTCGACGCCCTCGCCGACGCCGAGCCGGTGCGCGCCGGCGAGGTGATCCGCATCCGCACGACCGGGGGCGGCGGCTGGGGCGACCCGCTGCTGCGCGACCCCGCGCTGGTGGTGCGCGACGTGGTGTGGCGCAAGGTCTCGCCCGAGGCCGCGCTGGCGTCGTACGGCGTGGTGCTCACCGGGTCCCTCGACGACGACACCCTCGACCACGACGCGGAGGCGACGGCCGCCGAGCGGGCCTCGCGCCCGGCGCCGGCCGAGGCGTTCTTCGACCGCGGCCCCGGCTACGCCACGCTGGCCGGCGGGGCCACCCACGCCGACGTCGACCTCCTCGAGCCCGCCGGTGGTGGCACGATCGGGTCGTGA
- a CDS encoding hydantoinase/oxoprolinase family protein — MTRSIRIGIDTGGTFTDVVAFDEVSGELVTTKTPSTPADPAEGFLAGIDKVLALLGRGAADVDAVSHGTTVATNQLLEGKVERLGFITTEGYEAMLEIARQSVPDGYGNSYFWVKPDRIVPRDLVKGVGGRLDHTGAEVRPFDTEGAREVARWFRGRGITTLAVCFLHSYAGPSHEEAMREVLAEEHPEAVVSLSSQVLREYREYERAMTTLVDAAVKPRLSAYVARITERLRAHGERAVPFYVMKSNGGVLSAEEVVHQPITTVLSGPAAGALGAALIARVAGFDRVLTSDGGGTSTDVSVVVDGEPTLTTEGSVGAYPSKIPMIDVVTVGAGGGSIAWLSPEGTLKVGPHSAGADPGPLCYARGGRDVTITDAHVVLGRIPPHLLGGEIPLDVEAARAGVEALADRLGLSPEACATGVLEISAWNQANALRQVTVKRGLDVRDFTLTTFGGSGSLLLCRLMDVLGIATVLVPPDPGNVSAFGLLTVDVKNDYVQTHVRLAEQLAAADVARVLDELGVRAARALRGEGFEEAEHRFVRTADLRYFGQAFEVRVAVPEGPVGQETLDEVARRFHAEHRALYGYDFAGDPTQQVEWVNLRVSGIGPIRRPEIRRHPVPDPPPGPPVETGRRPVCFEAGDGYVDTPVHQRTDLAPGTVVTGPAFVSRRSSAPRCRCTPASQPGSTSTSTWS, encoded by the coding sequence GTGACGCGGAGCATCCGGATCGGCATCGACACCGGTGGCACCTTCACCGACGTGGTCGCCTTCGACGAGGTGTCGGGGGAGCTGGTGACCACCAAGACCCCCTCGACCCCGGCCGACCCCGCCGAGGGGTTCCTGGCCGGCATCGACAAGGTCCTCGCGCTGCTCGGGCGCGGGGCCGCCGACGTCGACGCGGTCAGCCACGGCACCACGGTGGCCACCAACCAGCTGCTCGAGGGCAAGGTCGAGCGGCTGGGGTTCATCACCACCGAGGGCTACGAGGCGATGCTCGAGATCGCGCGCCAGTCGGTGCCCGACGGCTACGGCAACTCCTACTTCTGGGTCAAGCCCGACCGCATCGTCCCGCGCGACCTGGTCAAGGGCGTCGGCGGCCGGCTCGACCACACCGGCGCCGAGGTCCGGCCCTTCGACACCGAGGGCGCCCGCGAGGTCGCCCGCTGGTTCCGCGGGCGCGGCATCACCACCCTGGCCGTGTGCTTCCTGCACTCCTACGCCGGCCCCTCCCACGAAGAGGCGATGCGCGAGGTGCTCGCCGAGGAGCACCCCGAGGCCGTGGTGTCGCTGTCGAGCCAGGTGCTGCGCGAGTACCGCGAGTACGAGCGCGCCATGACCACGCTCGTCGACGCGGCGGTCAAGCCCCGGCTCTCGGCGTACGTCGCCCGCATCACCGAGCGCCTGCGCGCCCACGGCGAGCGGGCCGTCCCGTTCTACGTGATGAAGTCCAACGGCGGGGTGCTCTCGGCCGAGGAGGTCGTGCACCAGCCGATCACCACCGTGCTCTCCGGGCCCGCCGCGGGCGCGCTCGGCGCCGCGCTGATCGCCCGGGTGGCCGGCTTCGACCGGGTGCTGACCTCCGACGGCGGCGGCACCTCGACCGACGTCTCCGTGGTCGTCGACGGCGAGCCGACCCTGACCACCGAGGGGTCGGTGGGTGCCTACCCCTCCAAGATCCCGATGATCGACGTGGTGACCGTCGGGGCCGGCGGCGGCTCGATCGCCTGGCTCTCGCCCGAGGGCACGCTCAAGGTCGGCCCGCACTCGGCCGGGGCCGACCCGGGTCCGCTCTGCTACGCCCGGGGCGGTCGCGATGTGACCATCACCGACGCCCACGTCGTGCTGGGCCGCATCCCGCCCCACCTGCTGGGCGGGGAGATCCCGCTCGACGTCGAGGCCGCCCGCGCCGGGGTGGAGGCGCTCGCCGACCGGCTCGGGCTGAGCCCGGAGGCGTGCGCGACCGGGGTCCTGGAGATCTCGGCGTGGAACCAGGCCAACGCGCTGCGCCAGGTCACCGTCAAGCGCGGCCTCGACGTCCGCGACTTCACCCTGACCACCTTCGGCGGCTCCGGCTCGCTGCTGCTGTGCCGGCTGATGGACGTGCTGGGCATCGCGACCGTGCTGGTGCCGCCCGACCCCGGCAACGTCTCGGCCTTCGGGCTGCTGACCGTCGACGTCAAGAACGACTACGTGCAGACCCACGTGCGCCTGGCCGAGCAGCTCGCCGCCGCCGACGTGGCGCGGGTGCTCGACGAGCTGGGGGTCCGGGCGGCCCGGGCCCTGAGGGGCGAGGGCTTCGAGGAGGCCGAGCACCGCTTCGTGCGCACCGCCGACCTGCGCTACTTCGGGCAGGCCTTCGAGGTGCGGGTCGCGGTGCCCGAGGGACCGGTCGGGCAGGAGACGCTCGACGAGGTCGCCCGGCGCTTCCACGCCGAGCACCGCGCGCTCTACGGCTACGACTTCGCGGGCGACCCCACCCAGCAGGTCGAGTGGGTCAACCTGCGGGTCTCGGGCATCGGCCCGATCCGGCGCCCCGAGATCCGCCGGCACCCGGTGCCCGACCCGCCGCCCGGCCCGCCGGTCGAGACCGGCCGCCGGCCGGTCTGCTTCGAGGCCGGCGACGGGTACGTCGACACCCCGGTGCACCAGCGCACCGACCTGGCCCCGGGCACCGTGGTGACCGGCCCGGCGTTCGTGTCGCGGAGGAGTTCGGCTCCACGGTGCCGCTGCACCCCGGCTTCACAGCCCGGGTCGACCAGCACCTCAACCTGGTCGTGA
- a CDS encoding lysophospholipid acyltransferase family protein, which yields MPASSDRMYRALHAVVPPAARALWRPRVEGLEHVPATGGVLLASNHLSFIDSVVIPVVVPRKVVFLAKSDYFTGPGLRGAAQRAWFEGLGMLPVDRDDPRAAIASLDTALEVLGRGEAFGLYPEGSRSRDGRLYRGRTGVAHLALTAGVPVVPVGLVGTERLQPVGTSLPRPVRVTVRFGAPVQAAGRFDGVPLGRARRELTDEVMTAIGELTGQVPAGIYNDRAPGA from the coding sequence GTGCCTGCCTCCAGCGACCGGATGTACCGCGCCCTGCACGCCGTCGTGCCCCCGGCGGCCCGGGCGCTGTGGCGCCCGCGCGTCGAGGGCCTCGAGCACGTGCCGGCCACCGGCGGGGTGCTGCTGGCCAGCAACCACCTCTCCTTCATCGACTCGGTGGTCATCCCGGTGGTCGTGCCGCGCAAGGTCGTCTTCCTGGCCAAGTCCGACTACTTCACCGGCCCCGGGCTGCGCGGCGCCGCGCAGCGGGCCTGGTTCGAGGGCCTCGGGATGCTGCCGGTCGACCGCGACGACCCGCGGGCGGCCATCGCCAGCCTCGACACCGCGCTCGAGGTCCTGGGCCGCGGCGAGGCCTTCGGCCTCTACCCCGAGGGATCGCGCTCGCGCGACGGCCGGCTCTACCGCGGCCGCACCGGGGTGGCCCACCTCGCCCTGACCGCGGGGGTGCCGGTCGTGCCCGTCGGGCTGGTGGGCACCGAGCGGCTCCAGCCGGTCGGCACGAGCCTGCCGCGCCCGGTGCGCGTCACCGTGCGCTTCGGCGCGCCGGTGCAGGCGGCGGGGCGCTTCGACGGCGTCCCGCTGGGGCGGGCACGCCGCGAGCTGACCGACGAGGTGATGACCGCGATCGGCGAGCTGACCGGGCAGGTGCCGGCGGGCATCTACAACGACCGCGCACCCGGGGCCTGA